In Ipomoea triloba cultivar NCNSP0323 chromosome 7, ASM357664v1, a single genomic region encodes these proteins:
- the LOC116024602 gene encoding HVA22-like protein k: MEVGLRLLLSPLGSNIVVRTACCSVGVVLPVYSTFSAIERRDQEEQKKWLMYWAAYGSFSMVELFTDKLLHWFPLYYYTKFAFLVWLQLPSINGAKQVYMNHLRPFLLEHQARLDQIVGFLYGEMSRLVSQYQEEFVFVKTILMKILAPGKDNTRPEQRQASAAIEGANREDESESEDDE; the protein is encoded by the exons ATGGAG GTTGGGTTGCGGTTGCTTCTTAGTCCACTTGGTTCTAACATTGTTGTTCGAACAGCATG CTGTTCTGTAGGTGTTGTTTTACCTGTTTATTCTACATTTAGTGCAATTGAACGAAGGGATCAAGAGGAGCAAAAAAAATGGCTCATGTACTGGGCAG CTTATGGATCTTTTAGTATGGTAGAATTGTTCACGGATAAGCTTCTTCACTG GTTTCCACTATACTATTATACCAAGTTTGCATTTCTTGTTTGGCTTCAACTTCCATCTATTAAT GGTGCAAAGCAAGTGTATATGAATCATCTTCGGCCTTTCCTATTGGAGCATCAGGCTAGGCTTGACCAAATTGTTGGATTTTTATATGGGGAAATG TCTAGGTTGGTCAGTCAATATCAGGAGGAATTCGTGTTTGTGAAGACAATTCTAATGAAGATTTTAGCGCCTGGTAAAG ATAACACTCGCCCAGAACAAAGGCAAGCAAGTGCTGCAATTGAAGGAGCAAATAGAGAGGACGAATCAGAATCCGAGGATGATGAATGA